ATACCCTGGCCAGATTAATATGAGTGGTGTAGAAAGCGGGATATGACCCACCCAAAAGTCCGCTCAACAAAAAAACACCTAAAAAGGCCAGCAGAACCGGACCTTCTGTAAGCTGCTGAACAACAAAATTTTTCTGAGTAAGGCTATTAAACTCAGGGAGCACACTACTAACAATGAGGACTGATAGTAGGAGGCTTAAAAAGCTAATAAGTAAAGACTCTCCTAAGAATTGCAAGAGCAGCTGAGGTTTGTTAGCTCCCAATACCTTGCGCACGCCTACTTCTTTACCTCTTCTGAGAGACTGTGCGGTAGATAGGTTTATAAAATTAAAGCAGGCAATCAGAAGGGTGACTAACGCCACTGCTGCAAATGTATAGATATACGCCATATCACTGGTAGGCCCGGGATTTAACTCCACATCTGGATTTAAGTAGATGTCCTGGATAGGCTGAAGTGTAAAAGACTGACCTAAGCGAAGTGCTTCTGGTGCATGAGTATTTAGTAGGCGCTCCATTCCCTTGTTGGCTTCTTCTACCGAAGCTTTTTCTTCTAACAGCACATAAGAATGTGAATGTGAAATAACCCAGTTCTGCGCCAGGTTATTTCTCATATCATCTCTACGCTCCTTGTCTGCCAGGGCAAACATATCATTGTAAGGGAGCAGCACCTTAAAACTGAAATGCGACGTCTCAGGAAAGTTCTTTACCACTCCTACTACCTGATAAGGGTGCTCTCCTTCCAGCATCAGCGTTCTCCCCAAAACATCTCTTTGTTGCCAATATTCGCCAAAATATTTTGCTGCCAGCTCTTCTGAGAGTATCAGACGTTGGGCGCCAGACAGGTTCTCGTGTTTCTCTCCAGCCAAAAACTCCAACTCAAACAGCTTAAAGAAAGAGGAGTCTACCATAAACACATCGCTTTCTTCAAAGTCCTGAACACTACTTAGTTTGCTGGCATCAGGGATGCTAACACTGATGTCTCGTCCATACACGCGTGCGGTAGCCTGCACTCCAGAAAGCTCAGAAGCTACAAGCGGAGCCAGCGGAGGAGGTACACGAGCGTAATCCGAACCATTGTTCGCATGATAAACAATGCGATAAAGCTGGCTTCCGTTGGGGTGAAAAGTATCGTAGCTAAGCTCATGCTGAACAAACAAAAAAATAAGCATGCAGCAACTCATACCTATACTAAGCCCCAACACATTAATAATGGCAAAAACTTTGTGTTTAATTAGGTGGCGATAAGCCACAGTAAGGTAGCTCCAGAACATATTGTATGAGTTTATTTCAGCATACAAAATGGTGATTTTTAGCTTATCTATTGCTCACCCATTTTGGGGGAAAGTAGCAGGCTTAAAGAGGCAATATCAGCTACTGAGCTAAAGGAAGGGTAAGAAGCAGAGTAAAGACTCTGCCTTAGAATAGCAAGAACTTATAAGGCTTTACCTTTCAGGACAATACGCATCAGGTACATATCCGCAGTGATATATAGTACTGACTCATCACTATTGAAGGTACAGTTAGCAGTAGCCTGCCCGGTTTTAAGAGTACCCAAATGATCTCCCTGCGGAGAAAATATCCAGACGCCTCCGGGGCCTGTTGCAAAAATGTTTCCACTGCTGTGTACAGCCAGCCCATCAGGTAAGCCAGGGGCCTCAGCAGTTTTGCTGGTAGCATCATAAAAAACTCTGCCATTTTCTACATCACCATCAGCACTTACATCATAGGCCATCCAGATGGCTCTTTTAGGGTCAGAGTTGGCTACATAGAGTGTAGCACCATCCGGTGAAAAGCCAATACCATTAGGTCTGCTAAGCTCATCAGTAAGAAGAATGAGCTCATTGTTTTCACTATTATAGCGGTATACCCCCTGAAAATCTAACTCTTTAGCATCACTGTCTGCTCCACCTGGTAGCCCATAAGGTGGGTCTGTAAAGTATAGCAGGCCATTGCTCAGATATGCCAGATCGTTCGGACTGTTTAGTCGTTTACCCTCATAAGTTTCTACTATTGTTTCAAACTGCGGAGAAGGCTCTCCTAGAGGGCTCGTCATACGGGCAATACGCCTATCGCCATGCTGGCATAGTACCAGCCGCCCCTGATCATCCAGAATTAATCCATTTGAACCAGGCTCCTTCATTTTACCATCTCCGCTAAAGCCAGAAGGTTTCAGGTAAAGCGAGGCCCCCTCTCCTTCTTTCCATTTAAAAATACTGTTTTGAGGTATATCTGAGTAGAGCAGATAATTTCCCTGCGGCACCCATACCGGCCCTTCAGTCCATTCGTAGCCTTCTGCGAGTATTTCCAGCTGAGCATCTTTGGGTATAAGCTGGTCTAGCCGGGGAGAAAGCCGCTCTACTGAGCCTGTAGTTTTATAGCTGGTGTTTTGTGTTTGCGCCTCATCGCTGGCTTCAGTGGATTGTTCTTGTTGAGTAGAAGAGTCACAGGCTGCAAAAAATAGAAGCAGCCCCATTAGGTAAGCGTGTTTGTACATTGTTGTATTATATAGTTGGTCTTATAAAGCTACATTATATTCTGCTTCTCTCAAATTGGCAACAGGTGAATATTACCCTTAGCAGATGATCCTCAACAAAGATCTCACTCTTTCAGGTTAGGCAGGACCTCTTTTTCATGATTAAGCTCAGAACCATTTACCAGTCAGCAGGTTAAGAAGGCGTATACTTCTCAATGTAAACCCAAAAGCAATGAAGATATTATTGACAGGAGCTAATGGATATATTGGCATGCGTCTGCTGCCGGTATTGGTCCGCGATGGGCATGAGGTAATCTGTCTGGTCCGCGATAAGCGTAGAATGAAAGTAGAAAAATCGCTGGAGGAAAATATTACCTACTACGAGGCCGATCTCCTTAAAGAAGATACGCTGAAGGACCTTCCTAAAGATATAGAAGCCGCTTATTATCTGGTACACTCCATCGGTGCTTCAGCCAATTACGAGAAGCTGGAAGCCCAGGCGGCTCATAATTTTGTAAACCACATACAATTTACAAACTGCAAACAGATTGTATACCTCTCTGGTATTGTCAATGATAAAGACCTATCTAAACATTTGCGCTCTCGCAAAAATGTAGAGGACATACTCATGAAAAGCAGCATACCTACTACGGTATTGCGTGCCGGAATTATTATTGGTTCGGGTGGTGCTTCTTTTGAGATTATTCGCGACCTGGTAGAAAAACTACCTGTTATGATAGCTCCTAAATGGGTAAGCACTAAAAGCCAACCCATAGCGCTCCGTAATGTGTTGCAGTACTTGCATGGAGTGCTGCTTAAGCAGCAGGCTTACAATAAAGTGTTTGATATTGGCGGGCCAGAAGTGCTTACATACAAGCAGATGCTCTTACAATTTGCTGAGGTTCGTAAGCTGAGAAGATACATAATTTCTGTACCAGTACTCTCTCCACGTTTATCCTCTTTATGGTTGTATTTTGTTACCAGCACTTCTTTTAAACTTGCCAGAGGTCTGGTAGACAGCATGAAGAATCAGGTAATAGTGCAGCACAGAGGCATAGATGAGGTAGTAAAAGTAGAGTTATTTACCTATAAACAAGCGGTAGAACGTGCCTTTGACCGTATTGCACAAAATGAGGTTATATCCAGTTGGAAAGATTCATTCAATAGCTCTAAAATTGATATTAATCTGAGTGAGTATGTAAAGGTGCCTCAGTACGGTGTATATACTGATATTCGTAAAATACCTTTTAGCAAGCCTAAAGAGCAGGTAATTAACAATATCTGGAGTATAGGCGGCGACCGCGGCTGGTACTACCTCGGCTTCTTATGGAAGATCAGAGGGCTTTTAGATCAGATGGTAGGTGGTGTGGGGCTTAGAAGAGGCCGAAGAAGCAGGAATAGCCTGGTACCGGGAGATGCTCTGGACTTTTGGCGAGTATTGGTGGCTGATAAAGAAGAGGGAAGGCTTTTACTTTACGCAGAAATGAAGCTGCCGGGCGATGCCTGGCTGGAGTTTGACGTAATAGATGAAGACGGGCAGTGCTATCTGCTACAAACTGCTACCTATCGCCCTCAAGGCCTGGCCGGGCGGCTGTACTGGTGGTCGGTGTATCCTTTTCATGGTTTTATATTTCCGGGCATGGCTAAACGCATTATTAACTTTGAAGAAAAGCAAAAAGAGATTGAACAGAAGGAGAAGAAAAAAGAAGCAAGAAAAAAAGGGGAGCAGGTATCTGCCTAATACTTTATTTCCACTGTTTTGAAAAATGTTACCATTGTAGGGGGTGGCCTGGCCGGGCTTATTAACGCGAATATGCTAGCGAAGGCTGGCTTTGAGGTTCTTTTAATTGAGAAAAAGCACTACCCTTTTCATAAAGTTTGTGGAGAGTATATTTCTAATGAAGTAGTCCCATTTTTACAGCAGACAGATTTGTACCCTCAGGAGCTTGAGCCTGCACATGTTAGTAGGTTTATGCTTAGCTCTGTTTCGGGCAAAAGTGCCATTATGCCTTTGGACCTTGGAGGCTTTGGTATTAGTCGCTTTGCGCTAGATCATTTTCTATACCAAAAAGCCCGGGCGGCAGGGGTTAAGTTTTTGCTGGGTACCGCCGTAAAAGATATACAATTCAAAGATCAACAATTTTTACTCACTCTCTCTACCCACGAAGTACTGGCAAGTCCTCTGGTCATAGGTGCTTATGGTAAACGTTCACGTCTGGATAAGCAACTTGGCCGTAGATTTATTCAAAAGCGCTCAGCCTATATTGGTGTCAAATATCACCTCTATGCTGATTTTCCGGCAGATATGATTGCCCTACATAATTTTAGAGGTGGCTACTGTGGCATTAGCCAAATTGAGGCTGGCAAGTATAATATGTGTTACCTGGGTAGCAGAAATGCACTAAAGCAGCATGGCAGTATTGAGGCTATGGAAAAAGCGGTACTGCACGAAAACCCCTATTTAAAAAAGCTCTTTTCTGAATCTGAATTCCTCTTTGAGAAGCCTGAAGTAATTAACGAAATCTCATTTGCTCCCAAACAAGCGGTAGAAGAACATATTCTTATGTCAGGAGATACAGCTGGTCTAATAACCCCTCTGTGCGGTAATGGTATGGCAATGGCTATACATTCAGCAAAAATACTCTCCAACCTAATTATCAAACATTACACTAAGCCTTCCCCCGACAGACTGAGCCTGGAGCGGGAGTATACTCAGGTATGGAAGCAACTGTTTGCCCGACGTTTGTGGGTGGGCAGAAATGTACAAAACCTTTTTGGCAGTCCCTGGGTATCTGAGCTCGGGGTAGCTATGGTTTCTGCTTACAAGCCCCTAGCCAAAAGCATAATGCGACGTACCCACGGTCAGGTCTTTTAGTCGTATTTTTAAAAATAGATCTCTTTTACTAAACTAACTTAAGGTACAATTCTGTTACTTTTGCATCCCATTTTAGAAACTGAAGTATCTTAGTGTTCTAAGATCTTAATAATATTTATGGCCGAATACGAACTTTATACCCTAGCTAACGGGATTAGAGTAGCACATAAACAGATTACCCACAGCAAAGTCGTTCATTGTGGCTTTGTACTAGACATAGGTAGCAGAGACGAAAAGCCGGAACAACATGGCATTGCTCACTTCTGGGAGCATATGGCCTTTAAAGGAACCAAAAAGCGAAAAGCCTTTCACATTCTCAATCGCCTGGACTCTGTAGGCGGGGAGCTTAACGCATATACTACTAAAGAAAAGATCTGCTTTTACGCCTCGGTGCTAGATCGCCATTTTGATAGTGCCTTTGAGCTGCTTACCGATATTACTTTTGATTCTGTTTTTCCAGAAAAACAAATAGAGCGAGAACGTAACGTAATTCTGGAAGAGATGTCTATGTATTACGATTCTCCGGAAGATGCGATTCAGGATGATTTTGACGAAGTAGTATTTGGCAAGCACCCACTGGGTATGAACATTCTGGGCACCAGCGAGAGCATCCGCCGCTTTCATAGAGAGGACTTCACCAATTTTGTGCAGGAAAACCTAGACACCTCTAAGCTAGTATTTTCCTGTGTAGGCAATCTGCCTATGAAAAAGGTAATACGACTGGCAGAAAAATACCTGACTGACATTCCAAGTAAGTGCTCCAAAAGGGTGCGCATACCTTTTCAGAAGTATACGCCTAAGCAACTATCAATAGAACGAACGCTCACTCAGGCTCAGTGTACCATTGGTAGAGATGCCTACCCTGTACAGCATGATAATAGCCTGCCCTTCTTTATGCTAACTAACCTACTAGGTGGGCCTAGTATGAATACCCGACTAAACCTGGCCCTAAGAGAAAAACATGCCCTGGTTTATGCCATAGATGCCGAGTACCAGTCTTATACAGACACAGGAATCTTTTCTATTTCTTTTGGTACTGAACCCCGACAGCTAGGCAGGGCTATTGGTTATACGATGAAAGAGCTTAAAAAATTACGCGAAGTGCCATTGGGTAGCATGCAGCTCCATAGGGCCAAAGAGCAGCTTATGGGGCAGTTGGCTATGAGTAGCGAAAACAACCAGAGCCTTATGCTGGCTATGGCCAGAAGTATACTGGATGAGTATGAAATGGATACTTTAGAAAGCCTGTACGAAAAGATATCTAAACTGGAAGCCATAGAGCTACAGGGCATAGCTCGACAAATGCTAAAAGAAGAAGACCTGTCAGTACTAAGCTTTGTTCCCAAAGCTCAACCCTCATAAACAGATAAGCCTGACAGATACAGGCTAAAACTGCACATAATAGCCAAGCGTAATGGTAACCGTATTGAGCAGAAGGGGATTTGGTATCTGGGTGATGTTTTTATCCAATACCGAAGAGAAGCCCAGGCTGTAGCGTCCTCCCAGCTGAAACAAGCCTACAGCAGTAGCTACTTCAAAACCTCCACCTCCAACAATGCCTATATTAAACTTATTATCTCTTCCCTCTTCATAGCGGTAAGAGATTTGCTCATCGGTAATACTTACTTCCCTTTCGCTGCTATGTGAGAGCAAATAACTTAAGAAAAAGCCTGCCTCTAGATAGATTCGCACATTGCGCTGCCCGATGTAGCCATGCGCCATAATAGGAATATCTACATAGCTTAGGTTCTGCTGATAGAACAGGCTATCGCCCCGCAGCTCGCTAATTTCAGTATCTACAAACACTTCTTTCCAGCCTTTTTCTGTATAGTTTACTCCAAACTGAAGGCTAAAATTAGGCTGCGCATAATACTGCATAGAGATTCCTCCGGTATAGCCACTCATCCAGCGGAGGCGAGCCTCCGAATTATTCAGTATTCGGTTAGGCTCAAAAATAGTAGAAACAGCCCCGCCATGCCGGGTACCTATACTAAACTTAGACCACTTTTTGGGCTGAGTACTCAAGGTATCCTGCGCCTTTAGCTCCACACTGCCGAGTACTAGCCACAGCACTAAAAAAATATACTTACACTTGTAAATCGCCATAAACGACGCCCGCACTATGGTCATAAGAAGCTCCGGTTACTGAACTCAAACAATTAATTTCATTGCGCACACGCAATACTCCCAAAAATGCAAAAATCAGCGCCTCTTTAAAAGAAACAATCAACTCATTGGGCAATACTACACTAAATGTGCCTTTGCTGTACTTTCTGATACATTCAATTAAGTATTCATTAAAAGCACCGCCGCCGGTAGCCAGCATGCTGGAGTAATGGTTGGGGCTATCCATAAACTCCTGTAGCTGATGCACATTATTTGCAATTTGCTGGGCTACATGATGAGTTAGCGTAGCCAGCATATCTTCAACTGAAAGCTCTTCTTTCTCCAAAGGATTAATAAAGTGCTCTAATACCCACTCATACCCTAAAGACTTAGGGTAAGGAGCATGGTAATAGTCTAACGCATTCAAGCGTTCCAGAATTTCTGTATTCACCTCCCCTGAGCGAGCCAATGATCCGCCCTTATCATAAGCCATCCCCTTTTTCTTGGCAAAGTGGTTGAGCACCATATTCGCCGGGCTAACATCGTATGCCAATCTTTCACCTTTTACTTCAGCAGAAATATTGGCGATACCTCCTATATTAAGACAGAAGTCATGCTGCGGAAAAAGCAGACGGTCTCCAATAGGTACCAATGGAGCGCCCTGCCCTCCCAGCGCGATATCCATATCCCTGAAATTACTAATCACAGGTTTACCACATTCGGCATGTATGGCATAGCTACTGCCTATTTGCAGGGTAATGCCTTTTTCTGGCTGATGAAAAACAGTGTGGCCATGAGATGCGATAAATTCCGGGTCAACTTCGTGCTTCTTCATAAAACGCTTGATCGCTTTTCCTATCCATACCCCCAACTCCTGATGTGTACGGGTAAGCTCTTCACCGCTAACTTCAGTAATGTGTTGCAGGCGGTTAACCCACTTTTCTTCATAGGGAAAGGTATTGGCCGCTAAAATCTCAAACTGCCAGCCGCCCTTTT
This window of the Porifericola rhodea genome carries:
- a CDS encoding ABC transporter permease, whose translation is MFWSYLTVAYRHLIKHKVFAIINVLGLSIGMSCCMLIFLFVQHELSYDTFHPNGSQLYRIVYHANNGSDYARVPPPLAPLVASELSGVQATARVYGRDISVSIPDASKLSSVQDFEESDVFMVDSSFFKLFELEFLAGEKHENLSGAQRLILSEELAAKYFGEYWQQRDVLGRTLMLEGEHPYQVVGVVKNFPETSHFSFKVLLPYNDMFALADKERRDDMRNNLAQNWVISHSHSYVLLEEKASVEEANKGMERLLNTHAPEALRLGQSFTLQPIQDIYLNPDVELNPGPTSDMAYIYTFAAVALVTLLIACFNFINLSTAQSLRRGKEVGVRKVLGANKPQLLLQFLGESLLISFLSLLLSVLIVSSVLPEFNSLTQKNFVVQQLTEGPVLLAFLGVFLLSGLLGGSYPAFYTTHINLARVLKNKSPLNHKIQRFSLRQVLVFIQFTMSIMLIAGTVIIFQQLRFLQSQSLGFDQEAIITIPLYSENMNNVFGAGSADMRQKMNTFEERLLTNVGVQSVTLSSGAPGLSIVARRVEPEGVSTEGRLFVPTMSVDYDFSETYGLEIVAGRDFDIAAGADHLESFIVNEAAVKNFGWGSAEEALGKRIELEGKEGYVIGVVNDFHYTSLHNPVSSLIMGVSVPLFNTFSVKIEGSELGETIDMIAEEWKNFFPHKAFEYHFLDDQLAQAYLSEERLGDIIAIFALLAIFVSCLGSYGLALLVAKQKEKEIGIRKVLGASLSHILGMLTRGYFLLLVLASGLAIPLTYWGMASWLENFAYRTEMSWWLFGIAILLVMFIATFTISYQTIKTAVANPVDALKDE
- a CDS encoding SMP-30/gluconolactonase/LRE family protein is translated as MYKHAYLMGLLLFFAACDSSTQQEQSTEASDEAQTQNTSYKTTGSVERLSPRLDQLIPKDAQLEILAEGYEWTEGPVWVPQGNYLLYSDIPQNSIFKWKEGEGASLYLKPSGFSGDGKMKEPGSNGLILDDQGRLVLCQHGDRRIARMTSPLGEPSPQFETIVETYEGKRLNSPNDLAYLSNGLLYFTDPPYGLPGGADSDAKELDFQGVYRYNSENNELILLTDELSRPNGIGFSPDGATLYVANSDPKRAIWMAYDVSADGDVENGRVFYDATSKTAEAPGLPDGLAVHSSGNIFATGPGGVWIFSPQGDHLGTLKTGQATANCTFNSDESVLYITADMYLMRIVLKGKAL
- a CDS encoding SDR family oxidoreductase; this encodes MKILLTGANGYIGMRLLPVLVRDGHEVICLVRDKRRMKVEKSLEENITYYEADLLKEDTLKDLPKDIEAAYYLVHSIGASANYEKLEAQAAHNFVNHIQFTNCKQIVYLSGIVNDKDLSKHLRSRKNVEDILMKSSIPTTVLRAGIIIGSGGASFEIIRDLVEKLPVMIAPKWVSTKSQPIALRNVLQYLHGVLLKQQAYNKVFDIGGPEVLTYKQMLLQFAEVRKLRRYIISVPVLSPRLSSLWLYFVTSTSFKLARGLVDSMKNQVIVQHRGIDEVVKVELFTYKQAVERAFDRIAQNEVISSWKDSFNSSKIDINLSEYVKVPQYGVYTDIRKIPFSKPKEQVINNIWSIGGDRGWYYLGFLWKIRGLLDQMVGGVGLRRGRRSRNSLVPGDALDFWRVLVADKEEGRLLLYAEMKLPGDAWLEFDVIDEDGQCYLLQTATYRPQGLAGRLYWWSVYPFHGFIFPGMAKRIINFEEKQKEIEQKEKKKEARKKGEQVSA
- a CDS encoding NAD(P)/FAD-dependent oxidoreductase, producing the protein MKNVTIVGGGLAGLINANMLAKAGFEVLLIEKKHYPFHKVCGEYISNEVVPFLQQTDLYPQELEPAHVSRFMLSSVSGKSAIMPLDLGGFGISRFALDHFLYQKARAAGVKFLLGTAVKDIQFKDQQFLLTLSTHEVLASPLVIGAYGKRSRLDKQLGRRFIQKRSAYIGVKYHLYADFPADMIALHNFRGGYCGISQIEAGKYNMCYLGSRNALKQHGSIEAMEKAVLHENPYLKKLFSESEFLFEKPEVINEISFAPKQAVEEHILMSGDTAGLITPLCGNGMAMAIHSAKILSNLIIKHYTKPSPDRLSLEREYTQVWKQLFARRLWVGRNVQNLFGSPWVSELGVAMVSAYKPLAKSIMRRTHGQVF
- a CDS encoding M16 family metallopeptidase, which codes for MAEYELYTLANGIRVAHKQITHSKVVHCGFVLDIGSRDEKPEQHGIAHFWEHMAFKGTKKRKAFHILNRLDSVGGELNAYTTKEKICFYASVLDRHFDSAFELLTDITFDSVFPEKQIERERNVILEEMSMYYDSPEDAIQDDFDEVVFGKHPLGMNILGTSESIRRFHREDFTNFVQENLDTSKLVFSCVGNLPMKKVIRLAEKYLTDIPSKCSKRVRIPFQKYTPKQLSIERTLTQAQCTIGRDAYPVQHDNSLPFFMLTNLLGGPSMNTRLNLALREKHALVYAIDAEYQSYTDTGIFSISFGTEPRQLGRAIGYTMKELKKLREVPLGSMQLHRAKEQLMGQLAMSSENNQSLMLAMARSILDEYEMDTLESLYEKISKLEAIELQGIARQMLKEEDLSVLSFVPKAQPS
- a CDS encoding porin family protein; this translates as MAIYKCKYIFLVLWLVLGSVELKAQDTLSTQPKKWSKFSIGTRHGGAVSTIFEPNRILNNSEARLRWMSGYTGGISMQYYAQPNFSLQFGVNYTEKGWKEVFVDTEISELRGDSLFYQQNLSYVDIPIMAHGYIGQRNVRIYLEAGFFLSYLLSHSSEREVSITDEQISYRYEEGRDNKFNIGIVGGGGFEVATAVGLFQLGGRYSLGFSSVLDKNITQIPNPLLLNTVTITLGYYVQF
- a CDS encoding anhydro-N-acetylmuramic acid kinase, producing MKVRKYKVIGLMSGTSLDGLDIAYCHFGHTEKGGWQFEILAANTFPYEEKWVNRLQHITEVSGEELTRTHQELGVWIGKAIKRFMKKHEVDPEFIASHGHTVFHQPEKGITLQIGSSYAIHAECGKPVISNFRDMDIALGGQGAPLVPIGDRLLFPQHDFCLNIGGIANISAEVKGERLAYDVSPANMVLNHFAKKKGMAYDKGGSLARSGEVNTEILERLNALDYYHAPYPKSLGYEWVLEHFINPLEKEELSVEDMLATLTHHVAQQIANNVHQLQEFMDSPNHYSSMLATGGGAFNEYLIECIRKYSKGTFSVVLPNELIVSFKEALIFAFLGVLRVRNEINCLSSVTGASYDHSAGVVYGDLQV